CTAACAATTTTTTATAATACTCTAAAGCTTCTCCATAGTATTTTAATTTTTCACAGGCGATGCCTGCATAAAAATAGGCTTTCGCGATAAAATCTTTATAAGAAGGAAAGTTAAAATTCTGAACGATAAAATCAAAGTAGTTAATTGCCTTTTCATATTCTCCTTGATTAAACGAAGAATATCCCAATCCCAAAAGAGCATTAAGAGTAAAAATGGTATCGCTTAAATCAATTTGATACACACTATTGAAGCATTCTTCCGCTTCTTTATATCTTCCTAAATGAAGGGCGCAATATCCTTTTCCTAATTTTCCTTTTGGGTTTTTTACTTTCTCATAATAATATTCTGCCTCTTCAAATCTTTGTAAAGAATATAAATTTTCTGCTAAAAGATAATAAACCTCTTGATTATTGATAATACTTTCTTCTTTTAGAAATTTTTCACAGATACTAATTCCTCTTTTTTCGTTTCTGGTTAATAGAGATAATTGTAATAAGATTAAGGTGCTTGCTTCCTTTAAGTTTTTATCTGTGCTTTTTAGTAAAATATCTTCTAAAGATTTGAAGGCATTTTCGTAATCTTTAAATTGGTAATACAGAAGGGCAAGGAAATAATTTTGTAGTTCATCAAAGATACGGATATTGCTTTGTTTTGAGATCTGTAAAGATGAGAGGATAGCATTTATTGTATCTTTTTTGGCTAAGTATAAAAAGGGTATTTCTAACTGGGCATAAAGAGAAGCCTTTTCTTTGGGAAAATTATAAAGGGCTTTCCTTAAATAATATAACGCGTTATCATAATCTTTTAAAAGAAAATAGGTAATGCCCAAATAATAACAACTATTAGCCGCAAGAGAAGAAATATTGCTTTTAGTTAAACCTTTTAGATTTTCAATTACCTTTAAATAATCATTAAGATAAAAAGAAGAGACACCTAAAAAATAATGGGCAAAATCCTTTAAAGGAGAATTGGGATAGTTTTCTAAGAAATAACTAAATTTTGCTTGAGCACCAAGGAAGTCATTATCAAAAAATAAAATTTCTCCCCAAAGAAAATGGCAATAACTGGTTAATAATAAATTAGGGTTATTTTCGATAATTGATTTCAAGATATTAACTGCTGAAATTGTCTTTTCTTCTTTTGCCAATATTTTTGCTAAAAAGAGTTTCGCTTCTAATAGTGACAAATCTTTTAAAATATTAAGGGCCTCTTTATCTTCACCTTTTAAATAATGGACAACTGCCTTTAATAGCAAGATTCTTTCATCTTTTTGGTAATTTTCGTATTCCATTAATTTTTTTAATTCCTCTTCACCCTTTTTAAAATCACCTTTCATAATTGAGCTCAATAAAAGGGCATAAGTGGCTTCCGGTTTTAAATAATTCTTACTATTTTTAATTATTTTAGAAAATATTTTTTCTGCTTTTTTATAATCTTTTAATCCTAAATAAGAAAGAGCAATTATGAAATCAATTTCCCATTCAAAACCTTCCTTTTTTAAACTTTCGGGAATTTCCTTTTTAAGTTTTTCTCCTTCTTTAATTATTAATTGATAATTTCCTTCTTTTAAATATTTCATAATTTCGTTATATTTGTTAATAAAATCTTCTGCTTCTGTTAAGAAAAAGAGTTGAAAGAAAATTAAGAAGTTCATTTTATTTTAACCTCGCCTTTTGGACCGGTAGTTTTTATTATTGTTAAAAATCCGGTATTATGTAAGGATATTTTTTCATCAATATCAATTAAAGTAATTTCATAATAATATTTTCCATCAGCCACTGGTCGACCAATATCATCTAATCCATCCCAAAAGAGTTTTGTTGGCATTTCGTCAAATCCTTGATAGGTTTTGACAATTTCGCCAAGTTCACTTCTAATTAAAAATTGCCATCTTTTTATTCTCTTTTTAGTATTATATTTAATATTAATTGTTAAAAGGTTCTCTTTACTTTCCAATTTTGGTGAGAAATATTTAGGGAAGGCATTTGCCCAAACTCGGAAGCCACCAAATCTAAAAGATAACCCGATTTTATGAGTTGGTGAAAGAAGATAGTTAGAACGATAATGAAGTAAAATAGCATAATCAATATCAAAAGATAATCTTTTGCCAACATTTTTTAAACCAATGCCAAGACTTAATTCATTTTTATCTAAACCGATTCTTTGAATAAATCTCTTTTCCATAATTTCAAATTCAATACCAAATTTCGGTTCAAGATAATCGTAATCAAAATCTTTTAAAATATCTTCCAAGAGATTTATATCCAAAAGAATTTTTACCCTTTCTTTATAAAATCTTAATGCTTGACCAATTTTGAATATTCTTTTATAAGTTTCTTTTTCGGAATAGAGATTGAAGTTTGGTGGTACAAGATTAGTAAGAGAAATTCCTAATGTATATGGATAAAAATAAGAAAAATAGAAAGATATATCAAAACCTATTCCGACATCGCTATAGATAAAAATATTTTTAGTATTTATCTTCAAATTTCCACCAATTCCCAAAAAAGAGAAGAGGGGATAACTTAAAGATAATATATAAGAATTTTCTGTAAAAAATATCTTTTTTGATATCTCATTATTTATATTTCTTGATTCAATTCCAAAAGAGTTAAGGGAGAAAAAGGTGATGGCGTAAGTACCATATTTGGCTGTTGGTAGGGTATAATTTAGATATTCTAAATTGGCACCGTAAAGTTGGGAATGGGCAAGTTTTGTTTCCATTTCATTCAAAAAGGAAAGTCCTGCTGGATTAAAATAACCTGCTTCACCATCGTCAGCAAGTCCAACAAATGCCTTTCCTAATGCCAAAGAACGAGGAGATAGACCATAATCGTAAATTACTCCGGGAAAATAATTGAAAAGAAATAGAAAAATAATTACCATACTACCAAAATCCGATAAGTATTATCAAATATTTTTTTGGTATGACTGATACCAGTTATTCTTATATTATATAATCCATTAGGAACCTTTTTGTTATTCTTATCTTTACAATTCCAGATAAAATAATTTACACCAGATTGAGCACCCATCTCATCTCTTCTTATTTTCTTCTCTAAAATAATATTACCAAAGGGGTCGTAAATAAAGAGATTAATATCACAGGCTTTTGGTAAATAATACATTAAAATTATAGAATCAGTTTCAATACCTGTTGGATTTGGAAAACCAATAATTCTTCCTTTAAAAATTGTGGTATCTTTTGCTTCAATATAAATTCCAATTTTTTCTTCTTTCTCATCAGATTTTATTAAAATGGTATCAACTTCATTAAAATTAGGATATTGGCAGAGAAATTTTACTCTTGATACACCAAACTCATCGGTATAATCCAAAGTATCAGAAACTTGCCCATTCCCTTTGATTACTTTATAAATTACTTTGTGGAAAGGAATTGGTTTTTGATTGGTATCAAGGCAAATAACTTCTATTTCACCTTCTTTTCCGGCAAGTAAGGTATCAGGTTTAAAGATTTCAAAAAATTTAGTTTTAGATAAAATATTCAATTTTGAACGATAGGTTTCTTTATATTTTCCTTTTGCCCAAATTGTCTGGTTTTCACCAGTAGAATCAAAAGAACATAAGAAACTGCCACTGTCATTAATGGCAATAAAATCAGGTGAATAAGAAAAAGAATAATCGGAAAATAGTTTTATTGTCTCACCTTCGCAGTTTGTTGGGTTATAAAAAGTATCACAGATATAAACTTTAACTAAAAATGGTTCTTTTACATATTGAGGATTTGGTAAATTTCTCTTTCCGGGTTTTAAAAAAGTTAAGGTAGTAGTATCACCTTTTCTAATCTCTTCACCAGGTAAAATTAATAAAATTTTATTATAAACATTTGGTAAAACAATAATCTCGGTGGAATCAGTTGTTAAATTACCTGTTTTTGA
The candidate division WOR-3 bacterium genome window above contains:
- a CDS encoding tetratricopeptide repeat protein, which codes for MNFLIFFQLFFLTEAEDFINKYNEIMKYLKEGNYQLIIKEGEKLKKEIPESLKKEGFEWEIDFIIALSYLGLKDYKKAEKIFSKIIKNSKNYLKPEATYALLLSSIMKGDFKKGEEELKKLMEYENYQKDERILLLKAVVHYLKGEDKEALNILKDLSLLEAKLFLAKILAKEEKTISAVNILKSIIENNPNLLLTSYCHFLWGEILFFDNDFLGAQAKFSYFLENYPNSPLKDFAHYFLGVSSFYLNDYLKVIENLKGLTKSNISSLAANSCYYLGITYFLLKDYDNALYYLRKALYNFPKEKASLYAQLEIPFLYLAKKDTINAILSSLQISKQSNIRIFDELQNYFLALLYYQFKDYENAFKSLEDILLKSTDKNLKEASTLILLQLSLLTRNEKRGISICEKFLKEESIINNQEVYYLLAENLYSLQRFEEAEYYYEKVKNPKGKLGKGYCALHLGRYKEAEECFNSVYQIDLSDTIFTLNALLGLGYSSFNQGEYEKAINYFDFIVQNFNFPSYKDFIAKAYFYAGIACEKLKYYGEALEYYKKLLENYPDYEKADEACFRIGDLYFKAKRYDDAIGSFQYLITRYPNSSFLSFAQAAIGQTYLIQKDYKKAIFAFEKFLNLFPNDIQASGVKKSLELAYYYASLEDTNYQKEFLKKFPSSELSSQLLMEKAKELINKKDYDKALKILQPIATEMIDTEIGGDAQLLIAEIYSNQKDWENAKNSYERFIKYFPNHSQRAGAYFNLAITYYNLKDYEKAKENFQIVIDSFPDSDFKEMAEKNLELTLKKIGEKKEEK